In Monodelphis domestica isolate mMonDom1 chromosome 4, mMonDom1.pri, whole genome shotgun sequence, one DNA window encodes the following:
- the NCMAP gene encoding noncompact myelin-associated protein, producing the protein MTTVAPLGGATFPGNETAMSTEDFLYKSSGAIVAAVVVGVIVIFTVVLILLKVYNRKMRMRRELEPKSPKPTSPSSTVGQTSNNGGSQPTTVTFIPVDIHMENR; encoded by the exons ATGACCACTGTGGCTCCATTGGGAGGTGCCACCTTCCCAGGAAATGAGACCGCCATGTCCACAGAAGACTTCCTCTATAAGA GCTCGGGAGCCATCGTGGCGGCTGTTGTGGTTGGTGTCATCGTCATCTTCACGGTGGTGCTCATTCTGCTGAAAGTGTACAACAG AAAAATGAGAATGAGACGAGAATTGGAACCCAAGAGCCCGAAGCCCACCTCCCCATCATCTACCGTGGGCCAGACCAGCAACAACGGCGGCAGCCAGCCCACCACCGTCACATTCATTCCCGTCGACATCCACATGGAGAATCGATGA